Part of the Epinephelus fuscoguttatus linkage group LG24, E.fuscoguttatus.final_Chr_v1 genome, CTGCATGTCATGGTCTTCATCCGTGGATGGagctggcctcctgtcattttacAAAGTGGCCTCCGAGTTAAGTCAAATTAAtataatgcatttcaatggttTGGGGTATACTTCATTTAGTTTTTTCAGTGTGACACATTTCAGACTTAATAGTCCTGTCCTGTCATAGTCAGGGTTGCCAGGGCTAGTGGTGTTACTTGAGTCAACGTAAAGTGAAGGTTGCCGAGTCAAATTGTTACCCAGCCTGTTAGGTCTAAATTAGcatttgttaatttgttttaccccaagatggcggctgtgtAGTCGGCTGTTTATTGGTGATGGCCAcgtgaagcttcatgaagcaccagttgtatttgctgaacccactagatggcgcttttggtgtcatgaaaaaggctcaagggatggcagtgcagtttggtttcatcAAGTAATGGCCAAATGAAACTTTATGAAacattatctttattttttgggggggtccACTCCGGCACTCTTTGTTCAGCAAAGggttaatatataatatttttagCAGTGGAGTACACTCAGTTGTCCCGGAGACGGCTGATGTCAAAATGAAACTGACTGCTTTGTGTAAAACGTCGGACCGCTGCTTTAAAGCTTCAGAGTTTGCAAGACAAAAGACCAGTTTGCCTTCGTTTCCATCTTAACATAATGTTCAGTTTAAAATGAACAGATGGAGGTGTGAATTGTTGAGGATCTGGACTTGTTTGACCATTtgaacttcctgtttcatcttTGCTGATATTTCCTGTAATGTGTTTCAGTATTTACAGCACTGATCTGTGTGTCTGCTCCTGCCAGCTGGTTTGCACTATTAAGGGCTGTCTGCTTGGattattcagtgtgtgtgtgtgtgtgtgtgtgtgtgtgtgtgtgtgtgtgtgtgtgtgtgtgtccatcctCTCTGAATGTGGCCTGATCTGgaacatctgcacacacactacTTGCTGGCCTTAAATACCAAAGGGAAtatgttatgtttgttttttttggtagcttttaatttgaaatccTGTATTTATGTTTTAGAGCAGATGAATGTCTTTATTCAGAGCTGTACTGTAATTTTACAAAGCATACTGTAGGGGAATCTGTTGGGTTACTGTAACGTACAGACAGCGTGCTGAAGAAACGCTGCCTCTTTGTAAACACTACATCGGCTGCTGATTCTGACAGCTGGTTTTATACttgtggttttgcctcttttgcTATTAAAACGTGTTTTGCAGTTTCGTAAAAATGGTGTCAAGTGATTctctataactcgcagcattcacagacaaacacttgtctttatctggacacattttcccaacaaatacaaaatgctaacgttattagcacaagcctatggcattttacattgtataaattagcctagcagctagcagacgtttcctctactcatgaagccagagacaacagcagcatttaacaaaggtaacggtacataattcggctccattacagctcacaaggttcactgaaaaaacaagtgtcttatactaaacacgtttccccaaaaaatataacatgctaacgttattagcacaagcctatggcattttacattgtataaattagcctagcaaccaGCAGACATTTCCTCTGCTATCATGTTCataagaatgagatggatgcaaagtCATGGTGACctcgacctttgaccaccaaaatccaatcagttcatagtcaagtccaagtggacgttgtgccaaatttgaaaaaagaagaaaaaaatccctcaatgCATTTTTGAGATATGGTGCATaagaatgagacggacgcaAGGTCAttgtggccttgacctttgaccaccaaaatcttataaTTTCGtagtcaagtccaagtgaacgtctgtgccaaatttgaaaaaaaaaaaaaaaaaaacatccctcaatgtgtttttgagatatagtccataagaatgagacagatgcaaggtcatagtgaccttgacctttgaccaacaaaatcgaatcagtttatagttgagtcaaagtggacgtttgtgccaaatttggaaaaaaaaaatccctccaaGTGTTttagatatcatgttcacaagaatgagacggatgcaaagTCATGGTGACCTcgacatttgaccaccaaaatcgaatcagttcatagtcaagtccaagtgaacgtctgtgccaaatttgaaaaaaaatttcCTCAATGCGTTTTTGAGATATAGTCCataagaatgagatggatgcaaggtcatagtgacctttgacctttgactaccaaaatcgaatcagttgagtccaagtggacgtttgtgccaaatttgaaaaaaatctacTATAAACCACTAAAATTTTGCCTGTCCTTTTGTCTCATCACAAGTAATGATATCACCACcaagaaaatattaaatgtgctttattttCCATCTGAAATATCACTTATTAAAATCATCCCAAATGTAGAATACAATAGAATGTGTGCGTTACAACATATCTCATACAGATATCAAAGCTGAGTGTGCATCACCTCCCCAGATCAAGCTGAATAGTCTTCTGCAGGCTGGCGATGCTGGCGTCCAGAGCTGCCAGGCCGTCTCTGAACGCCGCCTCGTCTCTGCTGGTGAAGGTTGACCCTGACCTCATGCTCCAATCAGACCACACCGACTCCACGTCACACTGAGACAGCTCCTCCTGCCGCCGCCCACAGGACTGGACTCCATCCAGACAACGTGACTGGTCGGGATGAGGTTTGTCACCTCGCTGAGATCTGACATCAGGATGTGATAATGTGTCTCTCAGCTCCTGTAGCGTGTCGTCTTCTCTCTCCGCGGCTACAAACacatgctcagtgtgtgtgggcTCCAGCTCGCCCAGAGACAGGAGGAACTGGGTGATGCGTTCAGTGGGCGGCTCTGCTGGATCCTGTTTAGCTGGCATGGTGTCTGACACTGAGCTGTCAACAACTGGAGGACGACTGGATGAATCCTGACTCTGAAGaatcctgaaacacacaggagagaaaaggGGCGGAGCTTCAAGGAGCTTTCAGCACTAAAATCTCTTTAACATTCTCATTTGGGAAACACCCAGAGAGAATACACCCCccaacctcacacacacacaccttttaaGGTTTCCTATCTCTTCCAGTCTTTGCTGGGCAAGTGCGGCCAACTCAGTCTTCTGTCGTTCACTGTCCAACAACTTGCTTCTAGTGGCCTCCaggtctacacacacacatatattgaAACGATtacacattaaagggacagttcagattttttcaaGTCTGGCTTTATGATACGATATTGATTTTTCAGTCTGAACCTGTTTTGAGGAGcacattctctttctctctgtccgtCAGCTGGCTCTGTGTGCCCTGAAAGGCTTTCCGTAGCTCTGTGAGGTCATCCTGGAGCTCCTGCAGACGTGCCTGAGCGTTCGTGAGCTCCTCCTGCAGAGTCGACGCTGCGGAGACACGCGGGAGTCAAACTGTGAACTTCACAGAGAGCAACATAAGCACACTCACGGTTCTTACCCTCTGAGTGACACAGCGTCTCCATGTTCTGTCCCCTCTCTGCTTTCTCCCGCTCCTTTAACTGCTGGTTCAGAATCCTCACAcgcctggcacacacacacacagatcagttAGTGAGGGTCCATGTGTGGGGACTGAAGTGAGAGCCAAGTTAAGGGGCTgacaaatgaagccaacgtggaagtgcccaaaactgcagttcctctaatggccacttgaggctggctccaagagcgagtgaGTCCCCATAGACATCCaagttaaaatgcccaactttacagcggaaacaaacatgtttctgGTACGAAATGAACTGTACAGGGGGTTTTCATATTATTAAACCTTAAAATTATGTCATAGGGACGTGGCCAATTTGAGCGACAGGTGGGTCCTGTTTGCTAACAAGTCGCTACGACAGCGACAACATTGGTTACAGGAGTGTATAGTATAGGCGTAGGCGTAGCTGTCGCTATTTCAGTGTCTTTTCAGTTCTCGAAAattaatttgaatattttggtCTCATAAAAAACAGTcttgttcagtttttgtttgtactttttgctgtggttaactgtgataatgctaatgctaatttttgctagcgaaaaacaggcttaaaaccattaatgCAAAATGTACTTACGAGAAGAACTGAAATTTCAACATTTTGTATTAATGCCTGTTTTTCGcaagcaaaaattagcattagcattatcacagttagccatagctgtaaatgcactatgctaaccaagctagctgCTAGCATAAGAGTTAGCTCAGCTGTCTGGTCTGAatacggtcacttctggctccaaaatcaAAGATAGCAAAGGCCAAAATACACGGTGGCTTCGTCCATTGTGTTATACAAactatcgtgtgtgtgtgtgtgtgtgtgtgtgtgtgtgtgttacctgcgGAGCTGAGTGTTCTCGCTGTGCAGTGATGACACGTCTGGTTCAGTCTGGATGTTTGAGCCACCATTATTCATCAGTGATGAAGACACAGTGTGCTCCAGGTGACTGAGCAGTCGCTCTGCTACACtgcctgcgcacacacacacacacacacacacagtatgacaGCACAGAGGGTGGTTTGTCTTCTGTCAATCACTGTGTCCACAGATTCTGTACTGACGGAGGGACACGTTACCTTGTCCAGCGATCAGAGCCTTGAGTTCTCCCAGCAGATACTGAGCTGTCTTGACTTTCACTTCCTCCGTCTCTGCACTGCTCTCTGAGTCCTGGTTCTGTCCAGGCTCCAGCTGCATGACTGACACggccgtgtgtgtgtctgcgggACTGCTGTGGGCGTTCACGTCTCTCACAGGAACAAAGTCCTCCTCTTCTCCGTCACACTCTGCCTCATGGTGTGTGTGGGGAGGTTCAGGAGCAGCCTGGCTGTCAGGTTGAGGTGGAGGGGTGGTGGCGGTGGTTGGCAGGTGCTGCAGGGTTTGGCCGGGTGATGGAGGGAGGTGAGACCGCAGCGGGGTGGCGGGATGTTTGCGAGATGGATGGAGCTTCACTCCCGAGtgtgcagctggagcagcaaaCTGATGTGCTGTTTTTGGGGTGGTGCTGCCCGATCCACGCTGGACTGGCTGACGGCTCTTCAGGTCTGGCGTGTTGTGCGTGCGACCCACTGCGGGAGATTAAAAAGTAGTtcatagcagttagcagctaactccaACTgccaaataaacacaataaaccttacacatacacactcatgaACACACAGCTACCTGTCTTTGTAGGTAGCTTCTTGATGGTCTTCTTCCCCAGCGACGTAGATGGTCTTGATTTAGCTGCTCCACCCTTCACTGCTCTGGGAGCGCCTGGCAAGGcttctacacacacaaaaataaccaaGTCCAACCCCCGAGGGTTTAAATAACATACAGTTGTGGCTGCTCTCTACATGGCGTTTATGTTAGGAGACTCATCTGACCTGTGTTCTCAGCCTGGAGGATGCCACCAAGAAGGGCGGCACAGCGGTCCAGACCCTTGTGGAGCAAGGTGACCTGAGGGGGCGAAGCACAGCTGTGAGTATCACTGACGCACTTCCGCTTCAGCAAGTCCACCTACTGTCAACGTGATGCTGCTTTCTCTATTTACAGGCAGGCAGaggtgggagatttaaaaagcagctgatagcagttagcagctaactcaaagacgaACACAGGCCGAAAATGTCCgcaaactgggaaaacaatgaggtccaggagctccctACCCTCACAGAAAaattaccaactgtagctttaattatAATGCCGCTGACTGTGAATCAGTTCACCTCCTTACCTGGTCCTCGGAGTCTGTGGAGTACAGAGAGTAGGCGGGCTCAGGGCGGGCTGCTGGTCCTGGATTTGGGGGAACTCTACTAACACAagtcagaggagcagagagtAGCATAAGGATGGGGAGTGCTGAGAggaacatacagtatatgtaaaAGGTGATAAATAAGGCCAGTGTGCTCACCGTCTCCTGGCTGGCGGCCCTTTGCCCTGTCCTGTCAGCCTCCCTGATGTCACCACCTGCCAATCACAAACCTGCATTTTAGCCAGCTGCAGTACTGAAGCATGTTAACAGTCAGCCACTCAGAGCAGTAGTAAAggtctcctcctgtctcctctcatGACACTTAGTTATCTTAAGGTGTCTTAGCTGTGTATTAAGTTTGACAGTAGTCTAGTCTTACCTTGCTTTTAGCTGCTTTCATGGCGAACAGCTTCAGTTACTGTGCCGTACTGAGCTCAAATATTCAGCCTCCTGAGCTACTTCATATTTCCCCGTGCTGTCAAACCGAGTGACGCGTTTTCTGGctgttaaatatttatatatttgcgCATAGCTGTTAAGTTTGAGGCGGTTTCTCCACGTACGGCTCAGTTACTCGCATCACTTCCGGGTAAAGCTTGAAGTTTGAAACGGAAAACATGCAGCTGACCAATGGGAGAGCGGCCCGCTCAGAGTGGGCGGGGCTACAGAAGAAGCAGAGGAAATCAGTGCGCAGTGCGCAGTGCGCAGTGCCGTGTGCTTCATCCTGGGTACTGTATCAATCCGCGTCTTATGTTACAAGGACTACTTTAACTCGACCAGCtacgttttatttatttgtccaaCTGACGTAATTACTACAGTTGCCACGTGCCTCATTAACCGTTGCTATGGAGACGACACACGCCACCTCAGAGGCAGAGTGAAGAGAGTGGGGTCTTCATGTATGAAGGGCTGAAACtgccaaaatcaaaactaaataaataaattaaatcataaAGAGATGTAGAAATAAAATGCCcagttatcaaataaatgtgtaggttaatttgaaaataaataaataaataaatatgcacagcaatacaaaaatgaaaaaataaaatttgacaAATTACTTATTTTCCgtattaatttctttttacattttgttttcatttatttccctatttgtttgaatttgttttcatttatttccctatttatttatttctgtatttacagtgtataaaaataagtgtatttattttttatatttctgtatttattttcagcacATTCGATAATTGGGcattttatttctacatttctttccttatttatttttgattttggcagTTCAAATGTTTCGCTTGTTTAGCTGTCGGAGtacaatctggaaatccatcggtaccTTCTCAGTCGCCATGGTGTGTTTGTACTTACaggagttactgcactgctgctacATCATCTCCTTCCTCCAGGTGAAAGACTGAAAAAATAAGTGGTGCATGCGCACAACGCCACGTCAGACTACAGTCGTACTAAGCTGCTTTTTATTTGATGGCACATTAAGTGTGTAATCCAGAGAGTTCTTGATTTATAAAACATCCTCTGGGCCTTTCAGGGAGAACTCACCTCAGAGGATTAAATGCTTTGGAAACACATTAACCAGGTCCTAATGACCACCTTCCATTTCacacatttcacaataaaaggagGCTTTGCtttgaacatgtttttatttattagtgtcTCTATCTTTGTATGAAACAAAACATAGTTGGAAAATGACACGCTTCAGTTTGACCTTTGGTCAGACACACTGTTTCCTTATTAACCATGTTACACTTTAGTGATGATTCAAAAGTAAAGTTTCCACAATATGTCGCTCAGTGAAGATCAGAGGAACCTGCTTCCTGTTTCACATCTCGCTGGACGTTTTTAAccttgttttttcctctttttttttcctttttttttttttttttttataaacacaaatatttagATAAAACTCCAACAAGCTGAACactggaaaagaaaaataactcAGGTCAATGTGCGAATGAGTGCTGCTCTGATCTGATCGTCCTCTATTCCCACTCTTCATCATCGTTAGCTGTCTGAGCAGCTGGAGGACTCTTCACACTGTTGTCCTGGAAAGATCCTCCCTgaggacacacagtgaggacagagTGAGGACAAGGACACAATGGAAGGACACAGCAGAGGACAGAGTCAGTCCAGTTACCTTCCTGGAGTCTGTGGAGGCAAAGCTTTTCCTGGGGGCGTTGAAGCCTGAGCCTCCGCCCCCGCCGCTGAACGCCGACTCCTCTAACCACGCGGGCACTTCCTGTTGAGCCTGTCAACCagtccacacacacaatcaaagaTGGCCGACACTGGCTGTGCCCACACATGTACAAGGCCTGCGCTGTGGATGTCTCACCTTGGACAGGATCGTGACCAGAGAGCGGGCCAACTGGTTATCATTATCTGGGTCGTAGAAAGACACCGCCCTCCCAGTGTTCCCACAGCGGCCAGTTCTCCCAATACGGTGGACGTACTCGTCGATGTTGTTGGGGAGGTCAAAGTTCACCACGTGCTGTACATCGGGAATATCCAGACCGCGGGCAGCGACAGAAGTTGCCACCAGGACGGGACATTTGCCGGAGCGGAAGTCAGCCAGAGCCTGCTCTCTCTCCCGCTGCTCACGGTCCCTGGCACACAACACCACACATGACTAACTGCCTTACAACTTCAATCATAGCGTCCTGGATGAGCCACTCACCCGTGGATGCTCGTAGTTGGAACCTTCTCCTGGCACAAATAAGTGGCGATGAAATCAGCTTGTCTCTTGGTCTCCACAAACACCATGGTGCGCTCCGTTCCTGCAAACACCAGTCGTCAACATCAGGACTGTAAGACAATCAGCACGACTCATTTCCCTGTCGACTAAATGACAATTTTAATCAAGACTAGCTGACAAGTCTAAAAAGGGAAATCACAACTAGGCCTGCAGCTATCGATTCTTTTAGTAACTGAGTATTCTATCGATTGTTCTGGCGATTAATCAGTTAAGAAATGCTGCGTGTTTTTATAAGATTACTTTAGCTTTATTTAACAACAACATGTAAGAGGAAATAAGAAAAGTATCTGAAATGAGAGAAATGGGCAACACGTTGGTTTCCTTTTTTGAGAGTCAGAGTTGTCAACCAGTCACGCTAATGACCGATTTCATACGCTCTCATGCTACGTCGCTATTTCTCATGCTGTCAGGAATAATCAGTGTTGGGAAGTAGCTCACTACAAGGTGCTACCTTACGAATTTATCAGCATTCTCAGTAGCGTGGTGGTGACATCACTACTTTTCAGCAGTGAAGTTAATTGATCGACCGAGTAGCGCAGTAGCATCCATAAAGTTACAAATACAGCAAACTGTTTTCCTGTGGAGGTCTGAATAAAAGTAAGGATAGTAAAACTGAGGATAAGTGATGTGACTGACGCCAGCGCCACACCAAGGCATGAGACGACAGAGTTGCCCCTCATCCcatattgaaaaacaaaatgtactgtcCCTTACTGATTCAGTACGGGATGCAGTTTGTCCCATATTTCTGTGGAAGGAGTTTAACCAGGCATAATggagaaatattaaaatcaagCGGAGAATGTCACATAATGGCAGGTCTGTCACTCAGCGTCATCGTTGCCATAATTACGGAGACTCCGCTCACTGCAGAAACACCCTTCAATCAGTTGGCATATCTGTGCCCGCTCCACCACTCATTAGATCTGTCACTTAAAAATACGGCAGAGAAGAAGTGCAGTTTTACAGACTGTCTCGCACCGACGTGGTTCTCCGACAGAACAGCTGTCATTTCGCGCGACAAATATGCACGGCTGTGGCTGTTAACAGAGCCCATGCCACTAGTTTATGACATGTAGCCCTTTTTAGTAATCGAATTATTTGAGTTACTTGAGGAATCGAATAGttaaccactaaaataacatctaaaataaatgaactgcCTCTGGAATGTGCGGCACATTGAACCTTGCAGATTATCTGACAGAAATGACAGCAACTCAATTTAAAGTTAATACAACAtctaaattataattaaatttcagctgcaatgagaggcattttgctctgtgcagtatgaatgtaaaccTGCACATTATATGACAACATTAACGTCACgttaacaaataatataacacctcaaaaaagataaattactgctgaattcattttctagatTGAAGTGCTGCCAAGCCGGCTGGTTTTGAGAGAGGACATCTCTTCAATTTCCCACAGTGCTGTTTTTAAACTCCAGTTTACTCGAGCATGACCGCagggagggggactgctgtctgacggctctgtagcacccactagtggcgggcAGCTGTATGACAGTTAAGCAGCAGTACTGTTAAACCTTTTCAGCCACTTGTTTTTAGCATCTTCTTTCAGCTGCCAGGATTCTTATTGCTTATACTGAGGTTGTTCTGAACACTGAAAACCAAACAACTGGCAAAATGGCTACAAAATAAACCATACCAGTGGTCTTGAGGAGGTCGAGGAGCTGCTCCCTCTTGGAGAACTTGGTGACTTGCACAAATGACTGCTCCACGTCACTGCAGGCTCCGCCCACAATACCCACAGCCAAGAACAAATAGTCAGTCTTGAGGAAGTCGGCGGCCATCCTGCAAAAAACACACGTCCATATTCACACATGCCGAGCTGAGATCAACACATACAGATGTGTTTGACGGGGGAGCAAACCTCTGGATGTCCTCGGGGTAGGTGGCGCTGAACATCAGAGTCTGGCGGCTCTCTTTGGGTGGCATTCCAGGGGAGCCCACCAGACGGCGCATGTCAGGTTCAAAGCCCATGTCCAGCATCCGGTCTGCCTCGTCCAGCACCAAGTAGCGCAGCTTACTCAACCCAATCTGGAGCACACACACCACTCAGTCACAGTTTCAGCCTTTAACTAAGCACAACTTCGACATCAACAACTCTATAGTAGTTTACCTTTCCTCGTCCGATCACATCCAACAGCCTCCCTGGTGTTCCACACACCACATTGCAGCCCCTGCAGATCTCTCTGATCTGGTGTCCAGTGCTGACTCCACCATACACCACGACTGGACGCACACATGTCCTGCAACAGTCAGAACTTAGATTAGAAACCAGGAGTGCATTTAACATCTTGCTGTGTGATTAAGGATCTAAACATACCCAAAGGCAAACTTCCTGGCCTCCAGGAAGATCTGGTTGATGAGCTCTCTGGTCGGGGCCACGATGATGGTCTCAGGCTCCTGCAGCTCGCTGAAGCTACTGGCTGCCACACCGTCTGCCATCAGCTGCTGCAGAATGGGGAGCAGGAACGCAGCCTGCGTGGAGGGAAATCTGCATTTATACTCTGCCCACGAGCACACGTCAAGTCAAGTGTTAACTTTGTGTCGTCTCACCGTTTTACCAGATCCAGTCTGGGCACAGGCCATGAGATCTCTGCCGGCAGAGATGATGGGGATGCCGTACTTCTGCACAGGGGTCGGCTTCACGTAACCAGACTTCTTGATGTTTTTTCTCAGGGACTCGC contains:
- the ccdc14 gene encoding coiled-coil domain-containing protein 14 isoform X2 — protein: MKAAKSKVVTSGRLTGQGKGPPARRRVPPNPGPAARPEPAYSLYSTDSEDQVTLLHKGLDRCAALLGGILQAENTEALPGAPRAVKGGAAKSRPSTSLGKKTIKKLPTKTVGRTHNTPDLKSRQPVQRGSGSTTPKTAHQFAAPAAHSGVKLHPSRKHPATPLRSHLPPSPGQTLQHLPTTATTPPPQPDSQAAPEPPHTHHEAECDGEEEDFVPVRDVNAHSSPADTHTAVSVMQLEPGQNQDSESSAETEEVKVKTAQYLLGELKALIAGQGSVAERLLSHLEHTVSSSLMNNGGSNIQTEPDVSSLHSENTQLRRRVRILNQQLKEREKAERGQNMETLCHSEASTLQEELTNAQARLQELQDDLTELRKAFQGTQSQLTDREKENVLLKTDLEATRSKLLDSERQKTELAALAQQRLEEIGNLKRILQSQDSSSRPPVVDSSVSDTMPAKQDPAEPPTERITQFLLSLGELEPTHTEHVFVAAEREDDTLQELRDTLSHPDVRSQRGDKPHPDQSRCLDGVQSCGRRQEELSQCDVESVWSDWSMRSGSTFTSRDEAAFRDGLAALDASIASLQKTIQLDLGR
- the ccdc14 gene encoding coiled-coil domain-containing protein 14 isoform X1 → MKAAKSKVVTSGRLTGQGKGPPARRRRVPPNPGPAARPEPAYSLYSTDSEDQVTLLHKGLDRCAALLGGILQAENTEALPGAPRAVKGGAAKSRPSTSLGKKTIKKLPTKTVGRTHNTPDLKSRQPVQRGSGSTTPKTAHQFAAPAAHSGVKLHPSRKHPATPLRSHLPPSPGQTLQHLPTTATTPPPQPDSQAAPEPPHTHHEAECDGEEEDFVPVRDVNAHSSPADTHTAVSVMQLEPGQNQDSESSAETEEVKVKTAQYLLGELKALIAGQGSVAERLLSHLEHTVSSSLMNNGGSNIQTEPDVSSLHSENTQLRRRVRILNQQLKEREKAERGQNMETLCHSEASTLQEELTNAQARLQELQDDLTELRKAFQGTQSQLTDREKENVLLKTDLEATRSKLLDSERQKTELAALAQQRLEEIGNLKRILQSQDSSSRPPVVDSSVSDTMPAKQDPAEPPTERITQFLLSLGELEPTHTEHVFVAAEREDDTLQELRDTLSHPDVRSQRGDKPHPDQSRCLDGVQSCGRRQEELSQCDVESVWSDWSMRSGSTFTSRDEAAFRDGLAALDASIASLQKTIQLDLGR
- the ddx4 gene encoding probable ATP-dependent RNA helicase DDX4 is translated as MDEWEEEGTTTSTIAPTSQGDTWNTGGGEFSRGRGGRGRGRQGGFKSSFSSGGDENGNDQDTWNHAGGDRGGFRGRGGRRGRGRGFGGTDGSEFSGDDNGVCENGFRGGSRGGRGGRGFRQGGDQGGRGGFGGGYRGKDEEVFAKGDDRDPEKDAGDGDKPKVTYIPPSLPDDEDSIFAHYESGINFDKYDDIMVDVSGTNPPQAIMTFDEAALCESLRKNIKKSGYVKPTPVQKYGIPIISAGRDLMACAQTGSGKTAAFLLPILQQLMADGVAASSFSELQEPETIIVAPTRELINQIFLEARKFAFGTCVRPVVVYGGVSTGHQIREICRGCNVVCGTPGRLLDVIGRGKIGLSKLRYLVLDEADRMLDMGFEPDMRRLVGSPGMPPKESRQTLMFSATYPEDIQRMAADFLKTDYLFLAVGIVGGACSDVEQSFVQVTKFSKREQLLDLLKTTGTERTMVFVETKRQADFIATYLCQEKVPTTSIHGDREQREREQALADFRSGKCPVLVATSVAARGLDIPDVQHVVNFDLPNNIDEYVHRIGRTGRCGNTGRAVSFYDPDNDNQLARSLVTILSKAQQEVPAWLEESAFSGGGGGSGFNAPRKSFASTDSRKGGSFQDNSVKSPPAAQTANDDEEWE